In Tenacibaculum sp. 190524A02b, the genomic stretch CTGCCTTTTTAGTGATTCCACACTGATACTCACACCCTCTTCAAAGGTTTTGCACTGTTTTTTTACCATTAATTCATTTCCAGGTATATTAATTTTAACTTCAGTAACTTTATTTTCTTTTTCACTTGTTTTTTGCACTTTTAAAAAAACTTCCACATCAACAATCTTGTCATGAAACTTTTCCAAGTTTCCAACCTTCTTTTCAATATAATTTATCAATTTTTGATCTGCATTGAAGTTAATAGATTGTGTAAATACCTTCATAATCTTCCAATTTTTAGTCTGACTCCCTAGGGTGAGTCTTATTAAACACTCTTTTGATTTCCTCCAAGCTATTATGAGTATAGACTTGGGTAGAGGCTAAACTTGAATGCCCTAGCAATTCTTTAACCGAATTTAGCGACGCTCCATTATTTAACATATGCGTCGCAAACGCGTGTCTTAGTATATGAGGACTTTTTTTCGCCTTTGTTGACACTCTACTAAAATACGAATTTATTATCCGATAAACAAGTGTTTCATATATTTTAACTCCCTTTTTAGATACTAACAGGTATTCTCTATCTGCTTCTTTTAAGTTTTTTTTCTCTATCAAATAACGCTCTAAAGATTTTTGTACCAGAGGTAATAAAACAATTAATCGTTCTTTATTTCTTTTCCCCAAAACCTTAATAACTCCTCTCGCCAAATCAATATCCTTTTCTCTTATAGCTATTAACTCCGCCCTTCTTATCCCTGTTGCATACAACAATTCCACTATTAACCTATCCCTAACAAACTCAAAACCAACTCCTTCATTTAATAAATCAATAACTGCCTTTACTTCTTCTTTTGTAAAAGGCACACTAACTTTTTTTTGAACTTTTAAAGATTTATGTTTTGCTAAAGGATTCATTTTTATTTCTTCAATTTTTTGTAAAAAATTATAAAATGTTTTCAAAGAGCTAATTTTTCTATTTATAGTTCTGTTTGTTACTCCTTTCTCTACTAAATTAACAATCCATGTTCTTATTTGGTTATAATGCACTCCAACTAAACTTTCTTCATCAAAAGTTTTCACACAAAACTCTTCAAAAGACTCTAAATCTTTTTTATAAGCTGTAACTGTATGTTTTGAATATTTTTTTTCAACCTCTAAATATTCTAAAAACGCTTCTATTAGCATTCTATCTAATTTAAAATTACCCCATTTTACAAAAAAAATCTCGCATTGTATATACAATGCGAGACCTAATTATCTTAATAAAGACTAAAAATTCTCTATCCTACTTCTTCTTGAGTTCTTAATCTTTGTACATAAGCTGCTTTAATTTTTTGAGCTCTTTTTGCTACAGAGGGTTTAGTAAACTGCTTTCTACCACGCAATTGCCTCATTGTTTTAGTACGATCAAATTTACGTTTATAACGCTTTAATGCTCTATCAATATTCTCTCCTTCCTTAACTGGAATAATTAACATATTTTTGCACCTCCTTTCACTTACTTTTTATATTTTTAAAAGTTAATTGTTTTTTTGGGACTGCAAATTTACAAATTAATTATTAAACTCAATTTTAAATTATATTTTTTTTTTAATATTAACTTAAATATAATCAAAATCATAGCGTATGTATGCCTCTATTTTAAAGAAAGCTTTTGACCCTTATTATAATGCCCCTATAACTATTTGGGAGTATTTTTCGGATTTGTGTGAAGAGATTACGTTTAAAAAAAATCAAAAAATTAAAGAAGTAAATACCGTTTCAAAATTTGGGTATTTTTTACTAGAAGGGGCATGCGGTTTTTTTGTTTTCAAAAAAAATTACTTTGTTTGTACTGACCTTTATTTAGAAAATTGTTTTTTTGGAGACAACTCTTCTTTATTTACGGGTAAAGCTTCCCCTGTAGAAATTGTTGCTCTAGAAAACTCAAAACTATTACGTATAAGTAAATCCAATATTGATGAATTAAAAAAGATGCAGATTGGGGCTCTATTGTTTCATACTGGCGAACTACATTCTAATATAGAAAAACAGCAACAGCAAATTGAAATGATGACGATGACTGCTGAAGAAAAATATATGAATTTACTTGAAACTAATCCTGAAGTTTTAAAAAGAATACATCAAAAACATATTGCTTCTTATTTGGGAATTACCCCACAAAGTTTAAGCAGAATACGAAAAAAAGTACGCTAGTCATTTGTTACCAAATGGTAACTTTTTTAATAATTTGACTTTTTAGATTTGGCCATAAATAAAACATCTAAATTATGGCTAGGTATTTTTCAATACAGTTTTTTCTTTTCTTCTTTTTTTTCAATTTTACTCAGGCACAAACAACTCAAACAATTAAAGGAATTGTAACTGATAAATATAGCTCTATCCCATTATATAATGTTGCTATAGAAGTTATCAATAAGAAATCTAAGATTGGGACAGTAACTAATAACAAAGGTGAGTTTGAACTAAATAATCTCACTCCTGGCAACTACACATTAAGTTTTACAATAATAGGTTATACTCCTGTAACTGTAGAAAAACTAACCTTAACATCAGGAAAACAATTAAACATCAACATACTTATGGAAGAAGCTTCTGACATTTTAAATGAAATAGTTATTACCTCCCATTCAAAAAATAAAACAATCAACAACTTCACTTCCTTAAGTGCTCAGTCATTCTCTGTAAAAGAAACCGAAAAATATGCCGGCACTTTTGGAGACCCAGCTAGAATGGCTCTTAATTTTTCGGGTATAACAACCGCTGGTGATGCCAGAAATGATATAATCATAAGAGGTAACTCTCCTATAGGAGTATTATGGCGCATAGATGGTGTAGAAGTAAACAACCCTAATCACTATGCTTCTACAGGAACCACTGGAGGAAGTGTTAGCATTATAAATAACAATACATTACAAAACTCAGATTTTTTTATTAGTGCATTTCCAGCTGAATACGGAAATGCTTTTTCTGGCGTTTTTGACCTCAACTTAAGAAATGGTAATAAGAATAAATATGAATTAACTGGACAAATAGGTTATAATGGTGTTGAAGCAATGATTGAAGGTCCTTTTAATGAAAAGTATGATGGTTCATTTCTTTTATCCTATAGATACTCTGTATTGAGTTTACTTGATAAAATAAACCCTGAAGAAACTAAAGAGGCTGTTCCTAACTATCAGGATTTAACTTTTAAATTAAATTTTCCTTTAAAGAAAAATAATCTTTCTGTTTTTGGAATAGGCGGCTTAAGCAATATTAACTTTTTAGCTGAAAAATTACCTGATGATGCTGAGCAATATAGTTTATCAAAAGAAAGAGATTTATATAACGAATCTAATTTAGGCATTATAGGTGCTAATTACAAACACTTACTAAACGATAATTCTTATTTAAACTACAATATTTCTTATTCTACAAGTGAAATTATTACAAAGATTGATTCAGTTAAAACCGCTACTAATTCAACACCCAAAAAAACTAAACCTTTTTTTAGGTCTAAAAATAAAGATGATAAGCTTAACTTCTCATTAAGTTATAATAACAAAATAAACAGAAGAAACATTTTTAAATCTGGAATAACTTTTCAAAGACAATATGCTTCTTATATTGATAGTGCGGCTATAAATTATAAAAGGTTAGATTTAACTACTAATACATTAGTGGATACTATTGGTTTTATTAAAACGATAGATATTACAAATGGAAAATTGGATAATTTAAAGGTTTATACTCAGTGGCACCATCGTTTTTCTAAAGCTTTTAAAATGAACTTAGGAATTAATTTTCAGAAAATTTTATTAAACAATCAGTCTAGCATTGAACCTCGTATCAATTTCTCTTACAATTTATCCAAAAATAAAAAGATAGCTTTAGGCTACGGACTACACAGTAAAATACCGCCAATTATTAATTATTTTGCCTTATCAAATGGTCAAATTGATGAAATAATTATTGATAAACCAGCACTTACTAACTTAGATCTAAGCTTTATTAAATCCCACCACTTTGTAATTGGCTACAAACATAAATTTAACAGAAACCTACATTTGAATATAGAAACCTATTACCATTATCTTTTTAATATCCCTATAGAAAGAACTCCTTCTAATTTTTCACTTATCAATACAGGAGCTGCTTTTGCTCCAGTATACCGTACAAACCTTATTAATCAAGGAACTGGAAAAAATTACGGTATAGACTTTTCTATAGAGAGATTTCTATATAAAAAATGGTATGCTAAGCTTAATGCTTCTATTTTTGATTCAAAGTACAGAGGCAGCGATAAGATAGAAAGAAGTACCGCCTTTGCTTCTAACTATTCCTTTAAAGGTTTAGGCGGATATCAGCATAAAATAGATAAAAATATATCTGCAAATTTTAATACTACCATTAATTACTCTGGAGGCTCAAGAAAAAAACACATAGACCTTAAACAATCTATTTTAAAAAACAGAACTATTTATGATGATGAAAAAATTTACACTACTCGAGAGGAAGATTATTTCAGATTAGATTTTAGAATTTCATTACAAAGAAATAAAGATAATTATTCAGAAGAACTTGGAATTGATTTTATTAACGCTACTAATCATAAAAATACTTACTCCAGAGAATTTGACCCCAACACTGGAAATATTTCGAAAAACTATCAACAAAAATTCCTAGCCATGGTTATGTATAGAATTCATTTTTAGTTATAACAAAAAAAGAGTGTTTAATTTAATAGACACTCTTTTTATACTTTCCAATTTACAGATTTAAAACTATGTAGCTGGTTTATATTCTTTTTTATCAATTACCATTTTAGCTATTATTTCTTTCAAAATCTCTGAAGTTCCACCTCCAATAGGTCCTAAACGACTATCCCTTAAAAGTCTTGCCATTGGATACTCTTCCATATAACCATAACCTCCTAATAACTGTAATGCATCATAAATAACTTCATCAGCCATTTTTGTAGACAACAACTTACTCATGCTTGCCTCTTTGACCACATATTGCCCATCATTTAAACGTTTAGCTATTGAATAATTATACTCTCTACACATATCAACCTTACTAGCCATTTCGGCAACTTTATGTCTTAATGCCTGAAACTTATTAAGATTTTGACCAAAAGCCTCTCTCTCTCCCATGTACTGAATAGCATAATTCACAGCATATTCAGCTCTAGCATGTGCATTAATTCCCATTACAAGTCTTTCTAATGCAAAATGTTGCATTATATAAGAGAACCCCATTCCTTCTTCTCCCATTAAATTTTCTTTAGGCACAATAACATTATCAAAAGCTATCTCTGCAGTATCTGAAGCTCTCCAACCTAATTTATCTAGCTTTGTAGAAGACACTCCTTTACTATCTCTATCAATAACAAAAATACTCATCCCACGATGTTTCTCTTCAGAATTTGTTTTTGCTGCTACGACCAAATAATCTGAGTACACACCATTAGTTATAAACGTTTTAGAACCATTTAAAACATAATGATCCCCATCTTTGACAGCTGTTGTTCTCATTCCTGCTACATCACTCCCTCCAAATGGTTCTGTAATACACAAACAACCAATCTTTTCTCCATCAATACTCGGAGCTAAATATTCTTTTTTAATACGATCATCTCCTTCTTTATTAAGATGTGTCATTGCTAAATAAGCATGTGCCCACATATTAGCAGCAAATCCACCTGAGTTTATTTTTTGCAATTCCTCCAAAAATATAACCGTATAAAAAAGATCTAAACCTAATCCTCCATATTCTTCAGGCTGATTCAGCCCAAAATATCCCATTTCTCCAAACTTCTTCCATATGAATCTTTCAACTGCTCCATCCTTTTCCCATTTTTCTATGTGTGGAACTACTTCTTTTTGCAAGAAGTCCTTAAAACTTTGACGAAAAGCCTCATGCTCTTCAGTAAAGTACATACTATTCATCGGTATTTATTAAATTA encodes the following:
- the hpf gene encoding ribosome hibernation-promoting factor, HPF/YfiA family; translated protein: MKVFTQSINFNADQKLINYIEKKVGNLEKFHDKIVDVEVFLKVQKTSEKENKVTEVKINIPGNELMVKKQCKTFEEGVSISVESLKRQLRKSKEKSRTILAL
- a CDS encoding TonB-dependent receptor; the protein is MARYFSIQFFLFFFFFNFTQAQTTQTIKGIVTDKYSSIPLYNVAIEVINKKSKIGTVTNNKGEFELNNLTPGNYTLSFTIIGYTPVTVEKLTLTSGKQLNINILMEEASDILNEIVITSHSKNKTINNFTSLSAQSFSVKETEKYAGTFGDPARMALNFSGITTAGDARNDIIIRGNSPIGVLWRIDGVEVNNPNHYASTGTTGGSVSIINNNTLQNSDFFISAFPAEYGNAFSGVFDLNLRNGNKNKYELTGQIGYNGVEAMIEGPFNEKYDGSFLLSYRYSVLSLLDKINPEETKEAVPNYQDLTFKLNFPLKKNNLSVFGIGGLSNINFLAEKLPDDAEQYSLSKERDLYNESNLGIIGANYKHLLNDNSYLNYNISYSTSEIITKIDSVKTATNSTPKKTKPFFRSKNKDDKLNFSLSYNNKINRRNIFKSGITFQRQYASYIDSAAINYKRLDLTTNTLVDTIGFIKTIDITNGKLDNLKVYTQWHHRFSKAFKMNLGINFQKILLNNQSSIEPRINFSYNLSKNKKIALGYGLHSKIPPIINYFALSNGQIDEIIIDKPALTNLDLSFIKSHHFVIGYKHKFNRNLHLNIETYYHYLFNIPIERTPSNFSLINTGAAFAPVYRTNLINQGTGKNYGIDFSIERFLYKKWYAKLNASIFDSKYRGSDKIERSTAFASNYSFKGLGGYQHKIDKNISANFNTTINYSGGSRKKHIDLKQSILKNRTIYDDEKIYTTREEDYFRLDFRISLQRNKDNYSEELGIDFINATNHKNTYSREFDPNTGNISKNYQQKFLAMVMYRIHF
- a CDS encoding tyrosine-type recombinase/integrase; this translates as MLIEAFLEYLEVEKKYSKHTVTAYKKDLESFEEFCVKTFDEESLVGVHYNQIRTWIVNLVEKGVTNRTINRKISSLKTFYNFLQKIEEIKMNPLAKHKSLKVQKKVSVPFTKEEVKAVIDLLNEGVGFEFVRDRLIVELLYATGIRRAELIAIREKDIDLARGVIKVLGKRNKERLIVLLPLVQKSLERYLIEKKNLKEADREYLLVSKKGVKIYETLVYRIINSYFSRVSTKAKKSPHILRHAFATHMLNNGASLNSVKELLGHSSLASTQVYTHNSLEEIKRVFNKTHPRESD
- a CDS encoding Crp/Fnr family transcriptional regulator — translated: MYASILKKAFDPYYNAPITIWEYFSDLCEEITFKKNQKIKEVNTVSKFGYFLLEGACGFFVFKKNYFVCTDLYLENCFFGDNSSLFTGKASPVEIVALENSKLLRISKSNIDELKKMQIGALLFHTGELHSNIEKQQQQIEMMTMTAEEKYMNLLETNPEVLKRIHQKHIASYLGITPQSLSRIRKKVR
- a CDS encoding acyl-CoA dehydrogenase family protein, with the translated sequence MNSMYFTEEHEAFRQSFKDFLQKEVVPHIEKWEKDGAVERFIWKKFGEMGYFGLNQPEEYGGLGLDLFYTVIFLEELQKINSGGFAANMWAHAYLAMTHLNKEGDDRIKKEYLAPSIDGEKIGCLCITEPFGGSDVAGMRTTAVKDGDHYVLNGSKTFITNGVYSDYLVVAAKTNSEEKHRGMSIFVIDRDSKGVSSTKLDKLGWRASDTAEIAFDNVIVPKENLMGEEGMGFSYIMQHFALERLVMGINAHARAEYAVNYAIQYMGEREAFGQNLNKFQALRHKVAEMASKVDMCREYNYSIAKRLNDGQYVVKEASMSKLLSTKMADEVIYDALQLLGGYGYMEEYPMARLLRDSRLGPIGGGTSEILKEIIAKMVIDKKEYKPAT
- the rpsU gene encoding 30S ribosomal protein S21, with translation MLIIPVKEGENIDRALKRYKRKFDRTKTMRQLRGRKQFTKPSVAKRAQKIKAAYVQRLRTQEEVG